In the genome of Vicia villosa cultivar HV-30 ecotype Madison, WI linkage group LG7, Vvil1.0, whole genome shotgun sequence, one region contains:
- the LOC131619583 gene encoding uncharacterized protein LOC131619583, which produces MIIGSLNVRGCGNALKRRRITDIIKKGNADMFFIQESKLSNTEEFVVKSLWSNSEIGFSFSNSEGLSGGIISLWRTDRVEVIYSFRGEGFLGNKVVWKEGVYYVVNVYSSCNLEKKKVLWRNLLDLKRRLCDGDWIIGGDFNATKSSSERKGRRNYEGDIGSDLFGGFIGESGLVDVPCKGKRFSWFSGDGRAMSRIDRFLISNSIVNKWGVVGQLIGKRDISDHSPVWLVMDDVNWGPKPFKFNNEWFSLYSFLPFVEKEWNDMVVEGRGDFVLKEKLRRLKDRLVWWNKNVFGRFDLEVEDSVRELNLGDEVLEFASEELFGEANLKRRGANKRFWLNLRIKENMLVQKSRLKWLNEGCHTLNLSYP; this is translated from the coding sequence ATGATTATAGGCTCCTTAAATGTTCGTGGGTGTGGTAATGCTCTTAAAAGAAGGAGGATTACCGACATAATAAAAAAGGGTAATGCGGATATGTTTTTTATTCAAGAATCAAAGTTATCAAATACGGAGGAGTTTGTCGTCAAAAGCTTATGGAGTAATTCGGAAATTGGCTTTTCTTTTTCTAATTCAGAAGGTTTGTCGGGAGGAATTATCTCTCTTTGGAGGACGGATAGGGTGGAGGTTATTTATAGTTTTAGAGGCGAAGGTTTTTTGGGGAACAAAGTGGTGTGGAAGGAAGGGGTGTATTATGTGGTAAACGTTTATTCGTCTTGTAACTTGGAGAAGAAAAAAGTTTTGTGGAGAAATTTGTTAGATTTGAAACGTAGGTTGTGTGATGGGGATTGGATTATTGGAGGGGATTTCAATGCTACTAAAAGTTCTAGTGAAAGAAAGGGTAGGAGGAATTACGAAGGTGACATTGGCTCCGATTTGTTTGGAGGCTTTATTGGGGAGAGTGGTTTGGTGGATGTTCCTTGTAAAGGAAAGAGATTTTCGTGGTTTAGTGGTGATGGGAGAGCTATGAGTAGAATCGATCGCTTCTTGATTTCAAATAGCATTGTAAACAAGTGGGGTGTGGTGGGGCAACTTATTGGTAAGAGAGATATTTCGGATCATAGCCCGGTGTGGTTAGTGATGGATGATGTTAATTGGGGACCAAAACCGTTCAAGTTTAACAACGAATGGTTTTCTTTGTattcttttcttccttttgtCGAGAAAGAGTGGAATGATATGGTTGTGGAGGGTAGGGGTGATTTTGTCCTTAAAGAAAAGTTGAGAAGATTGAAAGATAGGTTGGTTTGGTGGAATAAAAATGTGTTCGGGAGATTTGATTTGGAAGTTGAAGATAGTGTGAGAGAGTTAAATTTGGGTGATGAGGTGTTGGAATTTGCTTCGGAAGAACTCTTTGGAGAGGCTAATTTGAAAAGGAGAGGGGCAAACAAGAGATTTTGGTTAAATTTAAGAATAAAGGAGAACATGCTCGTTCAAAAGTCTAGGCTTAAATGGCTAAATGAaggttgtcataccctaaatttgtcctacccttaa
- the LOC131621077 gene encoding abscisic acid and environmental stress-inducible protein-like, whose protein sequence is MDSKNAILILGLLAMFLFISSEVSARDLSETSTNTKDEVVEKSDELNDAKYYGGGYNHGGGGYNGGGGGYNHGGGGGGGYNHGGGGYNGGGGGYNHGGGGYNGGGGGYNHGGGGYNGGGGGYNHGGGGGGYGGGHGGSSDNGN, encoded by the exons ATGGATTCCAAAAATGCAATCCTCATCCTTGGCCTTTTGGCCatgtttctttttatttcttcagAAGTGTCAGCTAGGGACTTATCCGAGACTTCAACTAATACCAAAGATG AGGTTGTTGAAAAGTCAGATGAATTAAATGATGCCAAATATTACGGTGGAGGTTACAACCATGGCGGCGGCGGTTACAATGGTGGCGGAGGAGGCTACAACcacggtggtggtggtggaggagGTTACAACCATGGTGGTGGTGGATACAATGGTGGTGGAGGAGGATACAACCATGGTGGTGGTGGATACAATGGTGGCGGAGGAGGATACAACCATGGAGGTGGTGGTTACAATGGTGGCGGAGGAGGATACAACCAtggcggtggtggtggtggttatGGAGGTGGACATGGTGGTAGTTCCGACAATGGTAACTGA